The Sporosarcina ureae genomic sequence ATATCTTCTTCTATTAATAAGATTCTTGACAATACCCGCATAACATTACCGTCTACTGCATGTTCCGGTACTCCGTAGGCAATACTTAAGATAGCACCTGCCGTGTAGGGGCCAACTCCTCTTAATGTGGAAATTTCTTTTCGGTTATTAGGGACCTTACCGCCATATGTTTCGACAACTTCTCTCACACCTGACTGCAGATTCCGTACTCTGGAGTAATACCCCAGTCCTTCCCACATTTTCAAGATATCTTCTTCTGGTGCATCCGAAAGATCTTGCATCGTCGGAAACCTTTTAATAAAACGCTCATAGTACGGTATCACCGTATCTACTCGTGTTTGTTGTAACATAACTTCCGAAATCCAAATATAGTATGGATTGTCAGTTCTTCTCCACGGTAAGTCTCGCTTTTCAGCTTCATACCAAGTTAATAACGCATCTTGAAATGCCTTCTTTTGTTCAATGATTTGCATATGGACCTCGTTTCTGCGTGTAAATACTTTTAGTTATGATAATAAAGGGTATATAATTATAAGTAGTATACAACTCTTCCGATAAAGGAGTGATGATTTGGATACAGGTACACATATTGCTATGGGTGTTGCGATCAGTGGATTGGCTCTTGTCGATTCAGTCGTAGCAACTGAACCTGCCACAATGGGTGCCGTTTTTGCGGGGATTATGGTCGGTTCACTAATTCCCGATATAGATACGGTATTGAAACTTCGAAACAATGCTGTCTATTTACGTAATCACCGCGGTATTACGCATTCAGTTCCAGCTGTAATGCTATGGCCGTTACTGATTTCCATATTGTTGACCTTCATTGTGCCGGGGTCTATTTTCTTTCACGTCTGGGCGTGGACATTTTTAGCGGTGTTTATACATGTATTTGTCGATATTTTCAACTCATATGGTACACAAGCCCTTCGACCATTTTCACAAAAGTGGGTGGCCATAGGAGTCATTAATACATTTGACCCCATTATATTTGGGCTCCATGTAATAGCAATCATGGCGTGGGTGTTTGGCGCAGATCCGGTCTTTACAATGTCCACATTATATGTCGTCATCTTCTTCTATTACCTATTGCGCTTCGCAGTGAAGAGCGCAGTGAAGAATGCAGTGAAGAAAACGATTCCTAACGCGACGCATATATTTACTGCACCTACAATGAACTTCTTCCAATGGCGAATTGCTGCCACGACAGATGTTGATCATTTTGTAGGACGAGCATACGGACGTTCCATTACAATTTATGAACGATTTGAGCGCGAAGTGATGCCGATGTCACCTCAAGTTGAAGTGGCACTAGAAGATCCGAACATGCAAGCTTTCACTTCATTTTCGCCCCTTTATCGTTGGTCGATTTCGGAAGAAGGACATATTTATGAAGTCCGTTTAATTGATTTGCGTTATCGAAGCAAAGGTTACTACCCATTCGTTGCAGTCGCGCATGTCAATGAAGACTTAGAGGTCGTCAATTCTTATACAGGATGGATCTTCTCAGAAGAAAAACTTCGTAAAAAACTTAATTTTGCCCCAAATAACTAAAGAACGTTCGTGCATATTGCACGAGCGCTCTTTTTTGTTTATTTTCCGCTTTTTACATTTTTCAACATAGCTAGCGGCAATGCCTCTTCAGCTTTTTCACCGCCTAAGCGATAACCCCACGCGAATAATCCTTTTAGGTAGTCTACTTGAAAGAAGACCCCATCATCTCCTTCAATACGGTACATCTCGCCTGGCTTAATAGTAGCCGGATCTACAAGGTATGACTGTACGAGAGTCGCTTTTCTTTGGTGAACTGCATATTCACTGATCATTCCCATCTGTTCGGCTTTACGTGCTTTCTCCATTAGATTAGCGACTTCACTACGCAGTTCGTTTTCATTCATATCACTATAATGTTTTTCAGTATCCATCTTCTTCATTCCTTTTCTGTTCAATAAATTGGTCGATTTGACTAAGTGGAATGCCTTTTTGATACATCGATTGCTTCACGCGTTGTCTAAGGTCGGATCCTGAGTATTTGCTTTGGTATCGTCTCCATGCCTTTTCCCCAAATGTAGACGTAATGTCAGACCATTCTTCTTCATCACGTTCGATGGTCAAATTGCTGAGAACTTCCGAAATTTGCTGATAAGAAAAACCTTTTCTAGCTAATGTATTTTGTATTTTTTGCTTAACTTGTGCCGGCGGTTGTGAACTATTCGATCGCATCGTCTTTTCAGCCAGCTTCATAGCATTAGCCATTTGATCTTCCATTGTATATTCCTCCAATGCTTGAGTTTGCAGTTCTTTGGGTATACCTTTCTTATAGAGAGATTGCTGAATAGCTCTCGGACCTTTTAACGTACTATTCTTCTCTGTACGTACAAGAGCTTCTGAAAATGCTTCATCATTTAAAAAGCCGAGTCGTTTTAACTTCACGATTGCTTCCAGAACCACTGCTTCTCCATATTCTTTTTCAAGCAATTTCTTTTTCACTTCCATTTCACTCCGCATTCGGAATGATAAAAAATGCAATGCACGATTAAATGCCTTTTCAATTTGGTCGGAATAAACAATTTCGTCCTTAGACCAATCATCCAATTCCATCCCTTTCGTGAGTTCAAATTTCACCAAGACTGTTTCATGGACACTGAATGCATATTGATCATCAAGAAAAATATTATAACGTTCGCTATCTCGTTTTTGTTGTGATATTTTGGTAATAAGCGGCACGTTTCCATCACCTACTTTATCTTAGTATACCGCTTCTTGTGGTGATGGTCAGCAATAGTGTATTAATTTTCAAAAGAATGGAGGGAATGCATTGTGAAAGTGGTTATTACAGGAGGCACCGGTTTCATTGGTAGCGTCTTAACTGAGAAGTTGAAGGAAAACGGTCATGAAGTAGTAATCTTAACGCGTAAGCCTTCATCAAAGCATAATGGAGTTCAATATGTTCAATGGTTGACGGATTATGCTTCACCTGAGAATGAAATCGGGCAAGTAGATGCATTCGTCAATTTAGCCGGCGTGTCCATAGATGATAGTCGTTGGTCTGAAGAACGAAAAAAGCAAATTTACGATAGCAGAATAACTGCTACACAAGAAGTGTTACGCATTATACGAAGTCTTCCTGAGAAACCACGTGTCCTAGTGAATGCAAGTGCAATCGGTATTTATCCCACGTCATTTACCGCTCAATATACCGAAGATTCCACTGCAGTCGGCGATGATTTTCTAGCCAAAACCGTACATGATTGGGAAGATCTTGCGGGACAAGCAAATGAAATGGGTGTACGAACTGTATATACTCGCTTTGGTATTGTGCTCGGTAAAGAAGGCGGAGCGCTTCCACTTATTAAGCTGCCTTATCAACTATTTGCCGGTGGTAAAATAGGTTCGGGCAATCAATGGTTCTCCTGGGTCCACGTTGAAGACGTAGCCAATGCAATCCTATTCTCAATAAAGAATGATAATGTGGAAGGTCCTGTTAACGTAGTAGCGCCGAGTCCAATGCATATGAATGCTTTCGGAAAGACTATCGGAAAAGTATTGCATCGTCCACATTGGTTCCCAGTTCCAAGTTTTGCAATGAAAGTTGCCTTGGGAGAAAAAAGTATTGTCGTTCTGCAAGGACAGCATGTAGTACCGAAAAAGTTGTTGGCTAACGGATTTACATTTGCTTACCCTTCATTACGACCGGCGCTTGAAAACTTATTAAAATAACTTTAAATGTTTGTTAAGACGTTTTTACGTTTTGACAAACATTTTTTCTCTTTCATTACATACAAAAAGCGGTTTGGCACATGCTTAGTAAAAAGGAGTGACGCTTAATGACTCATCATTTGTCAGGAATTTTACTGGCATCTTGCTTACTCATTGTTGGAGTTGTGATGAATCCCTTCACTGTTCAAGCTGAAGCTTTTCATTGGGGTTTCAAGAAAGCAACTGAAGGTGTTCCCCCTTCCGCCGGAGCAGAACTGGATAAATTGCTTGATGATTACGGTGCAATCTACAAAGGGAAAGAAGATAAAAAAGTCGTCTATCTAACATTTGATAACGGATATGAGAACGGCTATACTGAAAGCATTTTAGACACGTTGAAAAAAGAGAAAGCCCCCGCCACATTTTTCTTGACTGGGCATTATGTAAAAAGCGCCAGTGATTTAGTAAAACGTATGGTGAAAGATGGCCATGGTATCGGAAATCATTCATATGACCACCCAAACATGGCGAATATAACAGAACAACAGATGGAAGACGAGTGGAAGAGGCTAGATGAAATTGTATATGCTACTACCGGTCTAAAGAGAACCATCTACGCGAGGCCACCCGAAGGGACATTTAATGCGAAATTGCTGCAAAAAGGAAATGAACTAGGGTACAGACATATTTTCTGGTCCGTTGCATTCATTGACTGGCATCGGGATCAACGAAAAGGAAAAGCGTATGCCTATAATGAATTGATGAATCAATTACATCCAGGCGCCGTCATTCTGATGCATACCGTAGCATCAGATAATGCAGAAGCACTCCCCGATTTCATTCGTGATGCCAAGAAACAAGGCTATGAATTCCACTCACTTGATCAGTTAGTGAAGGAATATGAGAAAGGAAATGCGATTACACAATAAATAAGAGACCTTATCTGTATGTTCACTACCGACAGATAAGGTCTCTAATTATTTGATACATCTTCAGTTTGCATGTTCACATTCGTAGTTATCCAACGTATTCACCGATGTTGGATTGTTACGGATCCCCTCCTTCGTTGTTATGTGTCTAGGATTCGATTCGTCTCTATAACTACGACCTCCTTTTCTTTTTATTAAACTTACTATACCAACTATTCTGTTAATTGTAAAGTATTTTGTTGAAATATTTTAATATTTTATTTATTATTTCTTCATTTACAGTACGCACAACAAAATCAGATTGAAAAAGATAGTGTTTTCGTATACGATATCAATGATAGAAAGAGGTGTACGTATGGATAAATCACAAAGTAATGAACAAGTCGTTGAACTAAAAAATCGATTCAATCAATTCATTGAAACATTGGAAGCAATTGAACCTGAGCACACGGAGCTCCAGGATATAGATCGTCTGATCATGTTACTCGATGAATTAGAAGAACAGATGGATAATTCTAAAAAATAACATATACTAACGGGGGATTTTGAAATGTACATAGAGACACTTGAAAAAAGTATTTATGAACTGGTTTGCGAAACATCCACAAACTTGCCAAAAGACGTCCGACGCGCAATTCTTTCTGCGAAGGAAAAGGAGAATAAAGGAACAAGCGCTGCAATGAGTTTGGATACGATTGCAAATAATATTAATATGGCAGATGATAAACTATCTCCAATTTGTCAGGATACCGGCCTTCCTACATTTAAGATCAAAACGCCAATCGGGGTAAACCAATTGGAAATCAAAGCGGCAATTGTACGCTCTTTGGAACTAGCTACGGAAAAAGGAAAGCTACGTCCGAACGCTGTAGATTCATTGACTGGCGATAATAGCGGCAATAACTTAGGAATCGGCCTACCGGTTGTCAAGTTTGAACAATGGGAAAAAGATTATATAGAAGTAAAGTTAATCTTAAAGGGTGGCGGTTGTGAAAACAAAAACATCCAATATAGCCTCCCTACTGAATTGGAAGGTCTTGGCCGCGCAGGACGCGATTTGGACGGTATTCGCAAATGCATCCTTCACTCGGTTTATCAAGCCCAAGGACAAGGTTGTTCTGCTGGATTTATCGGTGTCGGAATTGGTGGCGATCGTTCATCTGGATATGATCTGGCGAAAGAACAACTTTTCCGCGATGTAACAGATGTTAATCCAATTCCTGAACTTGCAAAATTAGAAGATTATGTATTAGAAAAAGCCAATCTTCTTGGAATCGGGACGATGGGCTTCGGCGGAGAAGCAACATTACTAGGATGTAAAATCGGTGTCATGCACCGTATTCCCGCAAGCTTCTATGTATCTGTAGCATATAACTGCTGGGCATATCGCCGTATGGCAGTGAATATTAATGCAGAAACTGGCGAAATCATGGATTGGCACTACAATGAAGGCGAGAAAATTGCATTCGAACAGCCAGCTGAGGAAGCAAAATCCACTGCACGTATTGTACACTTGCAAGCACCTATTTCGGAAGAAGACGTACGTGATCTTCACGTTGGTGACGTTGTAAAAATTTCAGGCCGTATGTACACAGGTCGCGATGCGATTCATAAGCACTTAATGGATAATGACGCACCAGTTGATTTGAATGGTCAAGTCATCTATCATTGTGGACCGGTTGTTCTAAAGAACGATGAAGGCAAGTATGAGATCAAAGCTGCGGGTCCGACGACTTCTATGCGTGAAGAACCGTACCAAGGTGATATTATGAAGAAGTTTGGTATCCGCGCAGTGATCGGCAAAGGCGGAATGGGACCTAAAACACTTGCCGCTCTTAAAGAGCACGGCGGTGTATACTTGAACGGTATCGGCGGCGCGGCACAGTATTATGCTGACTGTATTAAAGAGGTTGAAGGTGTCGACTTGCTGGAGTTCGGTATTCCTGAAGCGTTATGGCATTTACGCGTAGAGGACTTCACTGCAGTTGTAACGATGGACTCTCACGGTAACAGCCTGCATGCTGACATCGACAAGTCATCTCTAGAAAAACTCTCTCAGTTCAAAGAAAAAGTATTTAACTAATAAGCAAGCAGCGAATGAGAACTATCATTCGCTGCTTTTTTTAATGAATCGATTAGCCTGAATAAGTTGTTGGGTAGAGGATGCATCATTACGCTACGTTCCAGGCGAACCCGTTAGCAACTGAGCTTCAATCATTTCGCACTCACCCGGTCTACTTCCCTTCATTTATCAACAACATCTACAAATCTTGCATGAATTAGCCAAATAAGTAACACTTCTTATTGAGAAATGATATACTGTAGATAATAACTATTATAACTTCATATTCATTCTATTTAAACGCCCGAAAAGTCGATTCTACTACTGTAGAGTCGACTTTACTGCTTTAATAAGAGTTTTGAAATTGAAAATCATTATCAATTAGGAGGAGAATACATGACAACACTTGCAAAAGAACAACCTGAACAGACGATTGACTGGTCTGCACGTCTTGAACTGATCGCGGCTATATTATCTGGAATTATCATTCTTGCTGCATGGATTTTAGGAAAAAACGGTACAGAATCCTTTTCTGTCACGCTGTATATCATAGCGTTTCTAATTGGTGGTTACGCTAAAGCCAAGGAAGGTATTGAAGAAACGATAAAAAATAAAGAACTGAACGTCGAGATGCTAATGATTTTCGCGGCCATCGGTTCAGGAATTATCGGATATTGGGCTGAAGGTGCAATTCTGATTTTCATCTTTGCAATTAGCGGTGCATTAGAGACTTATACACTTAATAAAAGCCATAATGAAATATCTTCTCTGATGGAGATGCAGCCTGAAGAAGCGTGGTTAATTCTTGAAGATGGCAGTGAGAAAAAAGTATCTACTGACTCCCTATCGATCGGCTCTGTTTTGCTCGTTAAACCAGGCGAACGTATTCCGGTTGATGGTAAAGTATTAAGCGGAATTACTTCAATTGATATGTCAGCTATTAACGGAGAGTCTATTCCGGTGACAAAGCAGGAAAATGATGAGTTATTTGCAGGAACGGTTAATATTAGCGGGGCGATTCGTATGACAATGACGAAACCTAGTTCCGAGACGTTATTCCAAAAGATTATAACGATGGTACAAAACGCGCAAAGCGAAAAGTCTCCTTCACAACAATTTATCGAGCGCTTTGAAGGATCTTATGTGAAGATTGTGCTGGCAGCAGTTGTAATCATGATGTTCCTGCCTCACTTCTTATTCAACTGGGATTGGACTACAACGTTCTACCGTGCAATCGTCTTACTAGTCGTCGCTTCCCCTTGTGCGTTGATGGCTTCTATTATGCCTGCTACATTAGCGGCTGTTTCCAATGGCGCTAGAAAAGGTGTGTTATTTAAAGGTGGAGTTCATTTAGAGCACTTAAGTACATTGCAAGCATTCGCTTTTGATAAAACAGGTACTTTGACTACGGGGAAACCGATTGTGATGGATTTCATCGTTCGGGAAGGTGCAGACATGGAAGAGACGCTTGCTTTATTTGCAGGTGCAGAATCACTATCCAATCACCCGTTGGCGAAAGCTATCATCAATTACGCGACAGAGCATGGTGTAGAACCCGAACGTAATCTTCATATTGAAGACATTCCTGGATTTGGTATTAAAGCAGAGACGAGTAATGGTGACATTCTAATCGGTAATCCGAAATTTGTCGGAGTAGAGTTAGTAGAGGAATTCCAAGATAATGTGGCAGTGTCACTTGCAAATGAAGGTAAAACTGTCATTTTCATGAGAGATGAACAAGGAATTGTGGCGCTGGCTGCTTTACAGGATACCTTACGCAAAGAAGCAATTTCCGCAATTAAATCACTCCAATCTCTAGGAATTCGTACAGTGATGTTAACTGGCGACAATGAAAATACCGCTCATGCAATTGCAAATGAAGTAGGTGTCGATACGTACGTAGCAGAATGTCTACCCGAAGAGAAAGTCATTCAACTTAAGCATTTATTGAAAGAATATGGAACGGTTGGCATGGTAGGAGACGGGATCAACGACGCTCCTGCATTAGCTACTGCAACTTCGGGCATCGCGATGGGTGAAGGTACAGATGTAGCATTGGAGACAGCTGATGTTGTCCTGATGCAAAACGACTTGAATCGTTTATCGTATGCTATTAAGCTTTCAAGAAAAATGCAACGAATCGTTAAACAAAACGTATTCTTCTCGATAGCTGTGATATCGATCCTCATAATCGCAAACTTCATGCAAGTAGTCGACTTGCCTCTCGGTGTCATTGGACATGAAGGAAGTACGATTTTGGTTATATTAAACGGTTTACGAATGCTAAATAAAATAGATTAAATAAAAAGTGAAGAAAAGGGAACCCTTTTCTTCACTTTTTATTTATATAGTTTGTTCTTTACGTTCTTGACGGTTTTTTACGACGGAGTTGATTGTACCTCCAAGTAACAAAATGATAGCTGATAGATATAACCACATGATTAATACGATAATACCAGCGATACTACCATACGTATTCGCATAGCTTCCAAAATTGCTAATATAGAACGAGAATCCTAGTGACGTAATAATCCATCCTATTGTTGCAAAAATAGCACCTGGAAGTACTCCTTTAAAATGCAACTTTACACTTGGAACTAGCCAATATAATAAAGAGAATACTGCAAAGATCAGGAATGGTGGAATGAGGAATCGTATCAAATTCCATACGGTCAAGAACGTCTCTTCCAATCCTAAGAATGTGAAGATCAAATTCCCAATTGGTTGACCAAATATCGGTAGCACTAGCGCGATGATTACAGTCATAACTAACATAATAGTAAACGCAATTGACAATCCTTTTGAAACGAAAAAGTTTCGATCATCTTCAACTTCATATGCTTCATTCAAACCTTTCGTTACTGCACTCATACCTTTAGACGCGGACCAGATTGTAGCCAGAATACCGACTGATAGTAATCCCCCACTTTTATTATCCAGTACTTCAGAAAGTGTTCCTTCAATTAGAGAAGCTGTACTTTCCGGCGCATACTCGCGGATAAATAAAAAGATTTGGCTTTGGTCTAACTGCAAGTAAGGCAGTAATGTAAAAAGAAAGATTAGTAGAGGAAATAATGACAATAGGAAAAAGAAGGCTAACTGCGAACCAGTTGCTGAAATATCCAATTCTTTCACTCGGATAATCAATTGTTTGAAAAATCCGCTCGTAGTTGTCGGATCGAAATCCTCTTCTTCTCCGTCTTTTATATCTTTGATAAATTCTTTTACTTTTTCAGTTTGAGACCCACCTTGGTTTTCAGCATCTGAAGAAGGGGCACTTTTTTGTCTATTCAACTGATGTGTCCCCCTTTCATTTACTGATTCTACCGTTATTTTTTCTCTAGTGGTATCATGTTTTTTTTTTGGATCATCGGAGGCAACGATGCATCTTCCGTTGAGACAGAAGATGCGGCTGTGGAATCATCCACGATGATTTGCTCATACTCTGATTTGGAATCAGAGATTGCTTCTTTTGTATCCGCAAACATTTCTTTTACTTGTGGAGTCAACGTCTTAATTTCATCGACCTGTGATTTGATGTAATTTACATCACCTTTCACTTGATCAACAAGAGTTTGAACTTTTTCTTTTTTCTGTTGGAACTCATTTTTTACAATATCCGGATTTTCTTTGTAATATAATACTTTTTCATAAGATGATCTTGCTGTAGTGATCGTGTGCTGTCTAGTTGCCCGATCCAGCATACTCGCGGCTGCTCCAAGTAGTGCCCCGCCTAATACATATCTTCCAAATTTACTAGAACTCATACAACTTCGCCTCCTTATACACGTTTACGTTTCACTTCATTATACCCCTATTGCAACTTACCAAACAATCTTTGTAAAAGTTTATTCAAAAAAGGCTTGACGAATCGTTCTATTTTTTAGATTATTAACAATAACATGTTAATAACAGAATTCACTGAAAGGAGTTGGTTCTCGTAATCTTGGGAACGGATACAAACATCACAGAGAAATTGGGGGGATGAAATGGAGAAGATCGAGAATTTCTTGACAACTGCGTCCGATTTAATATGGGGACCGCCGTTGCTCATCTTATTAATTGGTACCGGAATTTATTTAACATTACGTTTAACATTCATTCAATTAAGATTACTGCCCTATTCACTGAAGCAAGTTTTTTCACGGAAGCATGATAAAAAAGCAGATGGAGACATTTCACAGTTTCAGGCTCTCATGACCGCGATGGCCGCGACTGTGGGTGTCGGTAATATCGTCGGAGTTGCATCTGCTGTTGTTGCAGGTGGGCCAGGTGCGATTTTCTGGATGTGGCTGGCTGGATTCTTCGGTATGGCAACAAAATACAGTGAGGCCATCTTGGCTGTTAAGTACCGTGTCAAAGATTCAAACGGTTTAATGGCTGGTGGACCGATGTACTATCTTGAACATGGTCTGAAGCAAAAATGGCTAGGCGTACTATTTGCGTTATTCGGCGCACTGGCTGCGTTCGGAATCGGTAACGGAACACAAGCTAAAGCTGTAGCAGACGTAATGAAAAGCACATTTGAAGTGCCCCATTATATTACAGGAATTGCATTGGTATTATTCGGTGCACTTGTAATTCTAGGTGGTATCAAATCAATCGGCCGAGTAACTGCTTTTTTCGTACCGATTATGGCATTATTCTATTTCTTTGCTGGTGCAATCGTTATGGTATTGAACATTGAACAAGTTCCAGCAGCATTCGGTTTGATTTTCACAGATGCATTCACAGGCCAGGCTGTTGCCGGTGGGGCAATCGGTACAGTAATACGATTCGGTGTCGCACGCGGTCTCTTCTCTAACGAAGCAGGTCTCGGTTCAGCTCCAATTGCAGCTGCTGCTGCACGTACAGATATGCCTGGACGTCAGGCACTCGTTTCGATGACGCAAGTATTATTCGATACGTTAATCATCTGTTCGATTACGGGTGTCACAATTGTTATGAGTAATAAGTGGCAAGATAAATCAATTGATGCTGGTTCTTTGACAGCAGAAGCGTTTGGCTCTTTCCTTGGTGGTATTGGGCCGATTTTAGTATCAATTGGACTTGTGTTCTTTGCTACATCCACCATTTTAGGTTGGAGTTATTATGGAGAAAAATGTTTCCAATATCTCTTCCCTAACCGCGCTGCTGTTCTTGCCTATCGAATAATATTCGTAGCATTCATTTTTGTAGGCGCGACTGCATCACTTGACCTGGTATGGATTTTAGCGGATGTACTGAATGGCTTAATGGCGATTCCAAACTTAATTGGATTGCTCGGTTTGTCCGGTGTTGTCATTATGGAGACAAGACGTTTTAAGAAGAGAATTGACGAAGAACGTGAAGAAGCTCGCAAATAACACTTCG encodes the following:
- the recX gene encoding recombination regulator RecX, producing MPLITKISQQKRDSERYNIFLDDQYAFSVHETVLVKFELTKGMELDDWSKDEIVYSDQIEKAFNRALHFLSFRMRSEMEVKKKLLEKEYGEAVVLEAIVKLKRLGFLNDEAFSEALVRTEKNSTLKGPRAIQQSLYKKGIPKELQTQALEEYTMEDQMANAMKLAEKTMRSNSSQPPAQVKQKIQNTLARKGFSYQQISEVLSNLTIERDEEEWSDITSTFGEKAWRRYQSKYSGSDLRQRVKQSMYQKGIPLSQIDQFIEQKRNEEDGY
- a CDS encoding YfhH family protein; amino-acid sequence: MDTEKHYSDMNENELRSEVANLMEKARKAEQMGMISEYAVHQRKATLVQSYLVDPATIKPGEMYRIEGDDGVFFQVDYLKGLFAWGYRLGGEKAEEALPLAMLKNVKSGK
- a CDS encoding metal-dependent hydrolase; protein product: MDTGTHIAMGVAISGLALVDSVVATEPATMGAVFAGIMVGSLIPDIDTVLKLRNNAVYLRNHRGITHSVPAVMLWPLLISILLTFIVPGSIFFHVWAWTFLAVFIHVFVDIFNSYGTQALRPFSQKWVAIGVINTFDPIIFGLHVIAIMAWVFGADPVFTMSTLYVVIFFYYLLRFAVKSAVKNAVKKTIPNATHIFTAPTMNFFQWRIAATTDVDHFVGRAYGRSITIYERFEREVMPMSPQVEVALEDPNMQAFTSFSPLYRWSISEEGHIYEVRLIDLRYRSKGYYPFVAVAHVNEDLEVVNSYTGWIFSEEKLRKKLNFAPNN
- a CDS encoding polysaccharide deacetylase family protein, with product MTHHLSGILLASCLLIVGVVMNPFTVQAEAFHWGFKKATEGVPPSAGAELDKLLDDYGAIYKGKEDKKVVYLTFDNGYENGYTESILDTLKKEKAPATFFLTGHYVKSASDLVKRMVKDGHGIGNHSYDHPNMANITEQQMEDEWKRLDEIVYATTGLKRTIYARPPEGTFNAKLLQKGNELGYRHIFWSVAFIDWHRDQRKGKAYAYNELMNQLHPGAVILMHTVASDNAEALPDFIRDAKKQGYEFHSLDQLVKEYEKGNAITQ
- a CDS encoding YihY/virulence factor BrkB family protein translates to MNRQKSAPSSDAENQGGSQTEKVKEFIKDIKDGEEEDFDPTTTSGFFKQLIIRVKELDISATGSQLAFFFLLSLFPLLIFLFTLLPYLQLDQSQIFLFIREYAPESTASLIEGTLSEVLDNKSGGLLSVGILATIWSASKGMSAVTKGLNEAYEVEDDRNFFVSKGLSIAFTIMLVMTVIIALVLPIFGQPIGNLIFTFLGLEETFLTVWNLIRFLIPPFLIFAVFSLLYWLVPSVKLHFKGVLPGAIFATIGWIITSLGFSFYISNFGSYANTYGSIAGIIVLIMWLYLSAIILLLGGTINSVVKNRQERKEQTI
- a CDS encoding alanine/glycine:cation symporter family protein — encoded protein: MEKIENFLTTASDLIWGPPLLILLIGTGIYLTLRLTFIQLRLLPYSLKQVFSRKHDKKADGDISQFQALMTAMAATVGVGNIVGVASAVVAGGPGAIFWMWLAGFFGMATKYSEAILAVKYRVKDSNGLMAGGPMYYLEHGLKQKWLGVLFALFGALAAFGIGNGTQAKAVADVMKSTFEVPHYITGIALVLFGALVILGGIKSIGRVTAFFVPIMALFYFFAGAIVMVLNIEQVPAAFGLIFTDAFTGQAVAGGAIGTVIRFGVARGLFSNEAGLGSAPIAAAAARTDMPGRQALVSMTQVLFDTLIICSITGVTIVMSNKWQDKSIDAGSLTAEAFGSFLGGIGPILVSIGLVFFATSTILGWSYYGEKCFQYLFPNRAAVLAYRIIFVAFIFVGATASLDLVWILADVLNGLMAIPNLIGLLGLSGVVIMETRRFKKRIDEEREEARK
- a CDS encoding fumarate hydratase, whose amino-acid sequence is MYIETLEKSIYELVCETSTNLPKDVRRAILSAKEKENKGTSAAMSLDTIANNINMADDKLSPICQDTGLPTFKIKTPIGVNQLEIKAAIVRSLELATEKGKLRPNAVDSLTGDNSGNNLGIGLPVVKFEQWEKDYIEVKLILKGGGCENKNIQYSLPTELEGLGRAGRDLDGIRKCILHSVYQAQGQGCSAGFIGVGIGGDRSSGYDLAKEQLFRDVTDVNPIPELAKLEDYVLEKANLLGIGTMGFGGEATLLGCKIGVMHRIPASFYVSVAYNCWAYRRMAVNINAETGEIMDWHYNEGEKIAFEQPAEEAKSTARIVHLQAPISEEDVRDLHVGDVVKISGRMYTGRDAIHKHLMDNDAPVDLNGQVIYHCGPVVLKNDEGKYEIKAAGPTTSMREEPYQGDIMKKFGIRAVIGKGGMGPKTLAALKEHGGVYLNGIGGAAQYYADCIKEVEGVDLLEFGIPEALWHLRVEDFTAVVTMDSHGNSLHADIDKSSLEKLSQFKEKVFN
- a CDS encoding heavy metal translocating P-type ATPase, which gives rise to MTTLAKEQPEQTIDWSARLELIAAILSGIIILAAWILGKNGTESFSVTLYIIAFLIGGYAKAKEGIEETIKNKELNVEMLMIFAAIGSGIIGYWAEGAILIFIFAISGALETYTLNKSHNEISSLMEMQPEEAWLILEDGSEKKVSTDSLSIGSVLLVKPGERIPVDGKVLSGITSIDMSAINGESIPVTKQENDELFAGTVNISGAIRMTMTKPSSETLFQKIITMVQNAQSEKSPSQQFIERFEGSYVKIVLAAVVIMMFLPHFLFNWDWTTTFYRAIVLLVVASPCALMASIMPATLAAVSNGARKGVLFKGGVHLEHLSTLQAFAFDKTGTLTTGKPIVMDFIVREGADMEETLALFAGAESLSNHPLAKAIINYATEHGVEPERNLHIEDIPGFGIKAETSNGDILIGNPKFVGVELVEEFQDNVAVSLANEGKTVIFMRDEQGIVALAALQDTLRKEAISAIKSLQSLGIRTVMLTGDNENTAHAIANEVGVDTYVAECLPEEKVIQLKHLLKEYGTVGMVGDGINDAPALATATSGIAMGEGTDVALETADVVLMQNDLNRLSYAIKLSRKMQRIVKQNVFFSIAVISILIIANFMQVVDLPLGVIGHEGSTILVILNGLRMLNKID
- a CDS encoding SE1561 family protein; this translates as MDKSQSNEQVVELKNRFNQFIETLEAIEPEHTELQDIDRLIMLLDELEEQMDNSKK
- a CDS encoding TIGR01777 family oxidoreductase, which produces MKVVITGGTGFIGSVLTEKLKENGHEVVILTRKPSSKHNGVQYVQWLTDYASPENEIGQVDAFVNLAGVSIDDSRWSEERKKQIYDSRITATQEVLRIIRSLPEKPRVLVNASAIGIYPTSFTAQYTEDSTAVGDDFLAKTVHDWEDLAGQANEMGVRTVYTRFGIVLGKEGGALPLIKLPYQLFAGGKIGSGNQWFSWVHVEDVANAILFSIKNDNVEGPVNVVAPSPMHMNAFGKTIGKVLHRPHWFPVPSFAMKVALGEKSIVVLQGQHVVPKKLLANGFTFAYPSLRPALENLLK